From the Manis javanica isolate MJ-LG chromosome 13, MJ_LKY, whole genome shotgun sequence genome, one window contains:
- the LOC108386535 gene encoding LOW QUALITY PROTEIN: dipeptidase 2-like (The sequence of the model RefSeq protein was modified relative to this genomic sequence to represent the inferred CDS: inserted 1 base in 1 codon; substituted 2 bases at 2 genomic stop codons), producing the protein MLPVLRKFYHNRLQDVNLRNFSLGHTSLDRLRDGLMDAQIPXGHFWSAYVPXKTQEWDAVRLXLEKIDLICHMCASYSELELVTSMKALNHTRKVACLIGVEGGHSLDSSLSVLRAFCVLGVHYLMLTHTWNMPWAESSTNSTHPVYNNVSGLTSFGEKVVMEINRLGMVVDLSHVSDTVAWRALEVSQAPVIFSYLVARVYQPCIFTENCFYIYTSGVEKKIYSLSRQILKFFCLSYHKYFPISTSPPQLLSYIIYYFCRRDYPNFAMNDAF; encoded by the exons ATGCTCCCAGTCCTGAGGAAGTTTTACCACAACAGGCTACAGGATGTAAATCTTCGCAATTTCAGCCTTGGCCACACCAGCCTGGATAGGCTTAGAGATGGTCTCATGGATGCCCAGATACCATAGGGACAT TTCTGGTCGGCCTACGTCCCATGAAAGACCCAGGAATGGGATGCTGTGCGCC ACCTGGAGAAGATTGACCTCATCTGTCACATGTGTGCCTCCTATTCTGAACTGGAGCTTGTGACCTCCATGAAAG CTCTGAATCATACCCGGAAGGTGGCTTGCCTCATTGGTGTGGAAGGCGGCCACTCACTGGACAGTAGTCTCTCCGTCTTGCGTGCCTTCTGTGTGCTGGGTGTGCACTACCTGATGCTCACCCACACCTGGAACATGCCCTG GGCAGAGAGCTCCACTAACAGCACCCACCCTGTCTACAACAATGTCAGTGGGCTGACCAGCTTTGGTGAG AAGGTGGTGATGGAAATTAATCGCCTGGGCATGGTGGTTGATTTGTCCCATGTCTCTGATACTGTGGCATGGCGAGCCCTGGAAGTGTCACAGGCACCTGTGATCTTTTCCTATTTGGTTGCTAGAGTTTATCAACCATGCATCTTCACAGAAAACTGCTTTTACATCTATACAAGTggtgtagaaaaaaaaatctattccttGTCAAGGCAGATATTGAAATTTTTCTGTCTCAGTTATCACAAATACTTTCCTATATCAACATCACCTCCTCAACTTTTGTCATACATAATATATTACTTTTGTAGAAGAGACTACCCCAACTTTGCCATGAATGATGCCTTCTAG